Proteins from one Lottiidibacillus patelloidae genomic window:
- the csx7 gene encoding type III CRISPR-associated RAMP protein Csx7 gives MVKIKNKTIFTGKIKLLSGLHIGSGKMSLETDATVMKDAFDKPYIPGSSLKGVLRAVSERLHHLVLTNNSVPVCFLAENDCNQGEASKELQEKLQPLIRDGKENEVNNEIDQNICPICQLYGSTFRASKIVVHDGTLTKNNDSKIHSTVRHSVKIDRDTGAAKDGAKFDYEVVHAGEEFDFMIEGENLSTQDEKLLYLAIHELVNGNIQLGGKISRGLGSVQLVDAKVKTYHFDHSDDKKAYLKSLINKKHEGAIKVDDNKFNIIFELV, from the coding sequence ATGGTAAAAATTAAGAACAAAACAATATTCACTGGGAAAATCAAATTACTTTCGGGATTGCACATTGGGTCAGGAAAAATGTCATTGGAAACGGATGCAACAGTGATGAAAGATGCGTTTGATAAACCGTATATACCAGGTTCTAGTTTGAAAGGTGTCTTACGAGCTGTATCAGAACGATTGCATCATTTAGTTTTAACAAATAATTCTGTACCTGTTTGCTTTTTAGCTGAAAATGATTGTAATCAAGGGGAAGCGAGCAAAGAACTACAAGAAAAATTACAACCGCTGATTCGTGACGGGAAAGAAAATGAAGTTAATAATGAAATTGATCAAAATATTTGCCCAATTTGTCAACTTTATGGATCAACTTTCCGCGCCTCAAAAATAGTAGTACATGATGGAACTCTAACGAAAAATAATGATTCTAAAATCCATAGCACTGTACGTCATAGTGTTAAAATTGATCGCGATACAGGAGCAGCGAAAGATGGAGCAAAGTTTGATTATGAAGTTGTACATGCCGGGGAGGAATTTGACTTTATGATTGAAGGAGAAAATCTATCTACGCAAGATGAAAAGCTTCTATACTTAGCAATTCATGAGCTTGTTAATGGGAATATTCAACTTGGGGGTAAAATCTCTCGAGGATTAGGTTCGGTTCAATTAGTAGATGCTAAAGTTAAAACTTATCACTTTGATCATTCTGACGATAAAAAAGCTTATTTAAAATCATTAATAAATAAAAAACACGAAGGCGCAATTAAAGTAGATGATAATAAATTTAACATTATATTTGAATTAGTTTAA